Below is a genomic region from Flammeovirgaceae bacterium SG7u.111.
AAGTTATGTACCTCAAATTGCTTGAGGTCTTCCAGTAGCTTTTCGAAAATTCTCGTGACAGCATCTTCGCTTTCTTCCCTGTTTTTGAGGTATTTGAAGCAAGCGCCAAACACCAAGTGAGTGTAGCGAACATACAGTTCGCCCACATATTCCGCATTGTGGGTTTGCTTATAATGGGTTATCAATTCTAGGTCGCTCAAGTTCTTCTAAAGGCTTTTATGCAGATGGATTATCAAAACCAGATTGTTCTACTAATAAACCAATTTCTTAATGGAATAATGAAAAAATGATTTACTTTAGAATAGATATGGGCTTGTTGGTGAGGTTCTTGCACCAGCCCAAATATAATGCGAATGTACGTACAACAACTACCATCCGCATTTTTTTTAAACAACACTAACATTGTTTGCCCTATACCACAACGTTGGCCTATGAGTTTTAGGAAGGATAAACAAGAGTTCAATTAAATACTTAACATGATGAAAAATAGTTTATTAGCACTAGCATGCCTAGTATTAGTATCAATCAGCACCGAGTCCTTTTCTCAAGTAGGTAAGCGTTTTCCAGAAGTTTCAGGTTGGACTCTCGCCAACAAAACCATGGGCATTCCTTCGAGCACCCAAGGCAAGGTTACCTTGGTGGGTGTCGCCTATTCTAAAAAATCGGATCAATTGCTCAAAGGATGGTACGATCCTATTTATAAAAACTTCATCAACCCTACGCAAATGGCGTTTTTCGGCGATGATCCATACGATGTGAATATCTACTTTGTAGCCTTGCTTAAAGGGATAACAAAAGCTGCTACTGGTTCGATTGTTCAAAAAATGGAGAACGGTATAGATAAGAAATATCATGAAAATATTTTGATGTACCAAGGGAAAATATCTTCCTACAAATCGGAATTAGGTTTAGGTAAAAAAGATGTTCCCTACTTTTTTGTGTTAGACAAAGCGGGGAAAGTCCTTTACAAAACGTCTGGGGCTTATTCGGCAAAAAAAATGTATGAAATCAAGTCTGCCATTGATCAATTTTAGTCATAAGTAAAGCGGTATATATGATAAGCCCAGAAAATTCTGGGCTTATTTTTTGATCAAAAGTTCCGATTTTTATGTTTTTGCAGCCTGTTTTGTTAAAAGGTTAAAAAAATATAAAAATATTTGTCATGCATATTAATTCGCTTGTCTTTTAATGCAGGGGAAAGACCCTACCAATATAGAAATCACTCTCTAGGTATATAAAAAATAGAATATTATGATCGTATCTAATCACAACAAGCCAAAGGGTATTTATAGGCACATTAGTGAAAACAATGGCAACCGTTCTTATTTTAATAAATTCGAATCAGCTGTTAAGAACTATGAGATCATGGTTCATGAAGAAAGGCTAAGGCGCAACATGGCTTTCAAGTTCAAGTTTGAAAGTTTCAATTAATCTTCCCTAAAGGTTTTTATCCACCTATACTCAAGGTATTAATCGCCCTCAATTCTAAGTAAAGAATTGAGGGCGATTTTTTTATATCCCATTTCTCAGTTTTGATACTTGAAAGGTCTGTTAAATAGAAGATGCCTATAAGTAAAGCGATAATGCTTGCGAAGACTTGGGTAAGGGCAAACAGGAGATGGTAATATTAAGGAGGGTTTGAAGCCATTGCTTTATTGTTCCAGAGGAGCAGGTTATATGCCGAGGATGTGGTAAACAGATCATTTAATAAAAAGGGTCTGTAGCTTGAAACTACAGACCCTTTGTTTGGAGTCAAGTAGCCTTAAAAGAAAAGAACTCGCCCCAATTTTGGAACGAGCTCTCTGATTTAACAATTAAACCAAATAATCCTTAAAATATCCTACTTGAAGATTCAAATGATCTTACTCATCTAAATCATCGATACAAATATATTTTTGTTTTTTGAACCTGCCTAATCTTTTGGATTAACCATCAGATATTATCGATAAACCTGTTGAATGCTAGGATGAAGATTTTTGATTTTTTCAAAAACAACCCAAACACGTTTAAAAGGCTAGTTTTTAGTGTTTTTTTATACTGGAATTGGATGGAGTTCTGTTCTTAGACAAAGTTACTTGCTGCTTCAGATTCCCATAACAAATTAGAGTTTGACCTCTCGTCTGTTGGTTGTTTGGCAAATATGGGACTGTTCTTGGTATTTTACAATTTATTTATGAAAAAATACCAATTGTTTTTCCAGTCGTAATATTGAGTTCCAGCGAAGCGCTTTTTATAGTCGTAAAAAGAAGGGGTGTCGTAGCAGTAGCCGTGGTAATAAAAAGGCTTACCTAGTTCAAGTGCATAGTCTATTTCTACTAGCATAGTGTAAATTCCAAGGCTATAAGTTGAGTAATTCAGATCGTACATTCCATAAATGCTTGAAATACTTCCTTTGCCAATATCGAAAAAGCTTTGGGCTATTAGTTTTTCGCCATCATAAACACGAACCTCTTTTGCCTCACAGGGTTTTGTAGCTGGTTCTTCCGAAAGAAAGTTATAAATACTGTTGGGTACGCTTTCTTTAAACTTTGTTTTGTGTTGCTCAAAAAGCTGGATTGAATCAATATCAATTTGGATAGGGTTTATACTTGTCTGGAAGACTTTGTTCTTCGAACGTATTTTACGGAAGCTCTTAGAGTGGGAATAATGTGGCAAGCTAACCCTGAGAGGAAGGACTTTGCAAAGTTGATCGTCATAAACACTTAGGCTATATCTGAAAAAATAGCTTCCAAAATGCCGCCAGCCCAAGGCGAGTGATTTGTCAAGAGCCGCAGGGCTAATTGTATCCAGTTCCTTCTGATCGTTAATCCAAACTAGGTGGTGTGCTTCCATGGTAACCTTACTTCACTTCTTATTGAATTGAAAGATAATAAGAGCATGTTTAAATTTTACCTGTTTCGCAGCAAACAACCACAGAAACGTCTGTCCGATTCAAGAACCTCATTTCAAAATGAAATTCTTCAATAGTGCTACTACCGAGTGTCGGCGCAGTTGAATTTTTTTTCTTCGTGAGAGCCTCAAAGCGGTCCGCCGCTGCGGTGATCGCTTTCACTTGAAAGCTTAAATTTTAAACATGCTCTAAGCTGAAAATATTTTGATAAACTTTCAAAAAAAATATCTGAAAAATATTTCAAATTCGACAGATAAGTTTTTCTTTGTCCTTCGTTTCATGCGAAAAAACAAACGGTTTTTTTTAAGTTGGAAGCTCCCTTTTTTAAGGTATCGCTGTCCAACTGTTTATTGCGAGCTATCCAGAATTGGAATATTGGATTGTGTGAGAAGGGCTGAGATAGATGCTTTGATAGTGCATTGTTTTATTCTCTTTACTTATTATTTTCTTACTAATTTATTTTAATTCTTTATGAAAGATGGACAGTAAAAAAAGGATCATCGTAGATTACAAAACCTTGCCTCTTGATGTGCTTGAGGCAATTGCAGCCAAATATCCTGATGGGTATTCCGATAATGACATCATTCGGTTTAAAAATGCAAAA
It encodes:
- a CDS encoding arginine-tRNA-protein transferase, with the protein product MEAHHLVWINDQKELDTISPAALDKSLALGWRHFGSYFFRYSLSVYDDQLCKVLPLRVSLPHYSHSKSFRKIRSKNKVFQTSINPIQIDIDSIQLFEQHKTKFKESVPNSIYNFLSEEPATKPCEAKEVRVYDGEKLIAQSFFDIGKGSISSIYGMYDLNYSTYSLGIYTMLVEIDYALELGKPFYYHGYCYDTPSFYDYKKRFAGTQYYDWKNNWYFFINKL